Proteins co-encoded in one Ictalurus punctatus breed USDA103 chromosome 18, Coco_2.0, whole genome shotgun sequence genomic window:
- the gcnt4b.2 gene encoding beta-1,3-galactosyl-O-glycosyl-glycoprotein beta-1,6-N-acetylglucosaminyltransferase 4 translates to MKSCVRHLNHRRALLYLFSSILIFCALIRYVTITNDNNIIKSRQIRRQTDTRWRLTEQHGINCVDIYNMDPVALGKSLELRRKAPPIPADKSVVNATLDCGQFLASRGYNVRISEQERDFPLAFSLVVHKDAHMVERLLHAIYAPHNIYCIHYDLKSSSDFTEAIRGLARCLPNVFVASRLEAVQYGGISRLRADLNCLSDLLSSEIRWRYAINLCGQDFPLRSNAELVSELKALKGTNMLETIRPSKLKQQRYTNHFDLKDEQSQYRAFPVKTAQKKQPPPHDIEIFVGSAYFVLSREFVTFVHWSPQVKDFLAWCEDTYSPDEHFWASLIRVPGVPGEIKRSDPDISDLMSRTRLVKWQYLEEKLYPKCTGVHVHSVCIYGAAELRWLLNDGHWFGNKFDLKVDPVVIECLERNLTERHGAKVTPQ, encoded by the coding sequence ATGAAAAGCTGCGTCAGACACCTCAACCACAGAAGGGCTTTGCTTTACCTCTTTTCGTCAATATTGATATTTTGTGCTCTGATCAGATATGTAACGATTACCAATGATAATAACATCATCAAATCCAGACAAATCAGACGGCAAACAGATACGCGGTGGCGTCTCACTGAACAGCATGGAATCAACTGTGTGGATATTTACAACATGGACCCTGTGGCTTTGGGCAAGTCTTTGGAACTCAGAAGGAAAGCCCCTCCCATTCCGGCCGACAAGAGCGTCGTGAATGCAACTTTGGACTGTGGACAGTTCTTGGCATCAAGAGGTTACAATGTCCGGATATCTGAGCAGGAGCGCGATTTTCCACTCGCGTTCTCTCTGGTGGTGCACAAAGACGCGCACATGGTGGAGCGTCTCCTGCACGCCATTTACGCGCCACACAACATCTACTGCATCCACTATGACCTGAAATCGTCGTCGGATTTCACAGAAGCCATACGTGGTCTGGCGCGCTGCCTTCCCAATGTATTCGTGGCTTCGCGGTTAGAGGCGGTACAGTACGGCGGCATCTCACGCCTCCGTGCCGACCTCAACTGCCTTTCTGATCTCCTAAGCTCCGAGATCCGCTGGAGATATGCCATTAACCTGTGTGGCCAGGATTTCCCACTGCGTTCCAATGCCGAGCTCGTGTCCGAGCTCAAGGCGCTAAAAGGTACGAACATGCTCGAGACGATCCGACCCAGCAAATTAAAACAGCAGCGCTACACGAACCACTTCGATCTCAAAGACGAGCAATCGCAGTATCGTGCTTTTCCAGTCAAAACAGCGCAGAAGAAACAGCCTCCACCGCATGATATCGAGATCTTCGTGGGCAGCGCTTACTTCGTCCTCTCCCGGGAGTTTGTAACCTTTGTGCACTGGAGTCCTCAGGTAAAAGACTTTCTGGCTTGGTGCGAGGACACGTATTCACCTGACGAACATTTCTGGGCCAGCTTGATTCGCGTCCCTGGAGTCCCCGGTGAGATCAAAAGGTCTGACCCAGACATTTCAGACTTGATGAGCAGAACACGTCTGGTCAAGTGGCAGTACCTGGAGGAGAAGCTTTATCCAAAATGCACGGGAGTACACGTACACAGCGTGTGCATTTATGGTGCCGCCGAGCTCCGGTGGCTCCTCAACGACGGGCACTGGTTCGGCAATAAGTTTGATCTGAAGGTAGATCCTGTGGTCATTGAATGTCTCGAAAGGAACTTGACCGAGAGACACGGAGCAAAAGTTACACCGCAGTGA
- the gnrh2 gene encoding progonadoliberin-2, with translation MVSVCRLLLVAALLLCLQAQLSVSQHWSHGWYPGGKREIDSYSSPEISGEIKLCEAGECSYLRPLRTNVLKSILLDALVKEFQKKK, from the exons atGGTCAGTGTGTGCAGGCTGTTGCTGGTTGCTGCCttgctgttgtgtttgcaaGCGCAGCTATCTGTTTCTCAACACTGGTCTCATGGCTGGTATCctggaggaaagagagaaatcGACTCTTACAGCTCACCAGag ATATCTGGGGAGATCAAACTGTGTGAAGCAGGAGAGTGCAGCTATCTGAGGCCACTGAGAACCAACGTCCTGAAGAGCATCCTG CTCGATGCCCTTGTGAAAGAATTCCAAAAGAAGAAGTGA